TGGTCGTCCAGAACACGACCCTCGTTGCGGAGGGGTGGCTGGAGCCGATGATTGAGCTGGCCAACTCCCGCTCTGATGCGGGAATCATCGTGCCGCGGCTGGAGCTTGAGGGTGCCCGGGGACGGAGACGGCGGTCCGCCGCCACTTCCGGTACGGTCGCCGAAGCCTCCCATGGGTCCTTCGCGTCCCTTCTTCTCCGAAAAGAGCTTGTGGAGCGCCAGGGGGGCTTTGATGAAGAGCTTGACGGCGGGCTCTGGTGCCTCAAGGATTACTCTCGCCGCGCTTTCAGGAACGGTTTTCTGACGTTTGCCGTCGATGGTGTGCCGGTGACCTATGCCGATGAGGTTGTCTTCGGATCCGTTACCCGCCGGGAGGAAAGAAAGAGGCGCAGTGCCGAAATCTGCGAGACCAGGTGGGGGCGGGAGGATGCCTTCTGCGTCTATTTCCCCAAGGATGCCGAGCCGGAGTCGGTTATTCCAAAACTCGACATCATCAGGGATGGTGCCAGGATGGGATGCCGCTTTACCGTAATTGTCCATCCCAAGGTGCATAAGCTCCTTGCGGAAGCCGGATATGCGGCGCTTCACCGGAATATCGACATGGTGCTTCTCCCCCGCTTTTTCGCGACGGGCGAGATCTCCAAGATTACCGGAAACCTGTTGGCAAGTCGTGGCGATACGGCGATTATCGCCGGTTTTGACGGCTTGTCCATCCCCGGGGTGTCCGGAGCAAAGCCTTTCAACTGGCTAGAAGGCGCGGTCAGGCAGCGCAGAGAGGCTCTTTACCGCTGAAAGCTGGTGACACCTGTTTTAGATTCGGATAGATTGGACAAGTGTGACTATGCCGTTTCAGGAGAATGCGATGATTGAGGAGATTAAGGCCCAGCTCCGTTCGCACCGGGAGTTGATGGAGACCATGGAGCGTGAGCTTGCGCCGGGAATTGCCACCTTTGCCGGGATGCTGGCCAAAGCCCTCGGTGACGGGAAAAAGCTGCTCGTAATGGGCAACGGAGGTTCTGCGGCAGATGCACAGCACTTCGCCGCCGAGATTGTCGGCCGCTTCAAGATGGAGCGCCGGGGGCTGCCGGCAGTGGCCCTGACCACCGATACATCGATTCTTACCGCCATCGGCAACGATTACGGTTTCGACGCCATTTTCCGCCGTCAGGTGGAGGCCCTGGCCGATGAGGGTGACGTGGTGGTGGGCCTCTCCACCAGCGGTTCGTCGAAGAATGTGCACGAAGCGCTTGCGCTCGCCAACGACCGGGGTTGCCTCACCGTCGGGCTCCTGGGGCGCGATGGGGGAACTATCAAGGACCTCGTCGATCTCGACCTCACTGTGCCGAGTTCGGACACCCCCCGCATCCAGGAGGGGCATATCACCATTATTCACATTGTCTGCGATCTGGTGGAAAAGGGGTTGTTTTCATGAAATACCAGCCAATGGATTTCTCCGGAGTGTCTACCTATCCCATCGCCGAGCGAAAGAACAAGGTGAGTATCCGCAACGATTTCGCCGGTGCGGTTAATGCCGGCATGAGCGTTGCCGGCCTGTTGAATGTCCTCCCCCGGCAACTGGGAGCCGAATCACTCATCGGAGTCGCCGATGCCATTGTGGCGGCCCGCTCGAAGGGAAAGCCGGTAATTCTCGCCATGGGCGCCCATGTGATCAAATGCGGTCTCCAGCCGGTTTTGAAAAAGCTCATTGAAGAAGATGTTATTACTGCGGTGGCCCTGAACGGTGCCGGTTCCATCCATGACTACGAATTGTCACTCATCGGAGAGACCAGCGAGGATGTGGGGGCGGTTCTCCACTGCGGCACCTTCGGCATGGCCGAGGAGACCGGGCGGGACATCAACCGCGCCCTGAAGGAGGGGATCGCCAGGGGCATGGGTTACGGCGAGTCGGTGGGCCGGTTCATTATCGAGAATGGAAATCCCTTCAGGGAGTGGAGCCTCATGGCCACGTGCGTGGAGCGGGACATCCCGGTAACGGTCCATGTGGCCATCGGCACCGACATCATACATCAGCACCCTGCCGCTGACGGCGCGGTGATTGGCGAGGCCACCTTCAGGGATTTCAGGCTTTTCACTTCCGAAGTGGCCGATCTGGGCGATGGCGGAGTGTATCTGAATGTGGGGAGTGCCGTGCTGCTCCCAGAAGTTTTTCTCAAGGCGCTGTCCATTGCCCAGAACCTGGGACACCACGTGGATCATTTCTCAACCGCCAACTTCGATATGCAGCAGCACTACCGCCCTCTGCAGAACGTGGTGAAGCGTCCCACGTCCGGGAAGGGGCGGGGTTACACCGTAACCGGCCATCACGAGATCATGATCCCGCTCCTTGCCGCAGCGATTATGGACCGGATGAACTGAAACGCCCGGGCCGGCCTGGAGTCCGCCCGATCAGGGCATCCCGTGCTGATTAGCCCGTAATAGAAGAGAGGCCGTATGGAACGCAAAGAACTCGAGTCGCTTTTCGCCCGTTCCCGTGATGTGGAAGCCCTTGTGATCGGCGACCTGATGCTTGACGAGTACCTCTGGGGGCGGGCCGAGCGAATCTCCCCCGAGGCCCCGGTTCAGGTTCTGGATGTGACCCGCGAGGAGGTCCGCATCGGCGGCGCCGGCAACGTGGCGAACAACCTGGTGGCTCTTGGGTGCCGGGTGAGCGTGGCCAGCGTCGTGGGTGGGGACGACAACGGGACGATACTCCTTCATGCTTTCTCCGGCAAGGGTATCGATGTTTCGGGGATCTTCGAGGACCCGCTGCGAACCACGAGCCGCAAGACGCGGGTAGTGGCGGCCAACCAGCAGATAGTCCGTATCGACAGGGAATCCCGTGATCCCATAGGGGCCGGTTTCGAGGAGAAAATCATCGGTTTCCTCCGGGAGCAGGGGGCACGGTTCAATGTCATCCTCATTTCGGATTATCTCAAGGGAGTTCTCACTCCTACGCTTTTGGCCGCGGTAATCGACTTTGCCCGTGAGCGGAAGATCCCGGTGGTTGTGGACCCCAAGGGGAACGACTACGCCAAGTACCGGGGCGCCACGCTCCTAACTCCGAACCGGAAGGAGGCCGAGACTGCATCGGGCTTTGCCATTCGCGACGAGGAGAGCCTCCGTAAAGCCGGCGCTCGGCTTCTGGAGGAAGCAGACCTTACGGCGCTGGTCATCACGCGGAGCGAGGAGGGGATGTCCCTGTTCCTGCGGGATGGCGGCGTGGTCAATATCCCAACCTTTGCCCGGGAGGTCTTTGATGTTACCGGTGCCGGCGACACTGTTTTGGCCGTGCTAGGGCTTGCCCTTGCCTGCGGCGCGGAATTCGCCGATGCGGCGCGCCTCGCCAACGCGGCGGCCGGGATTGCGGTCGGTAAAGTGGGAACCTCTACGGTGTCGCCTGCCGAGATTGTTGGCTCCATGGGGTTCCAGCATTACGATAGCGATGCCAAGATCAAGAACCTGGACGTCCTGGCAGGGATAATCGAGGCTGAAAAGGGGAGGGGCAAGAGGATTGCCTTCACCAATGGCTGTTTTGACCTCCTCCACGTGGGGCATGTGAAGTACCTGCAGAAGGCCAAGAGCTTCGGGGACATACTGATTCTGGGGCTCAACAGCGATGCTTCGGTGCGCAGGCTCAAGGGGGAGAAGCGGCCGCTCATCGGCGAGGCCGAGCGGGCGCACATTCTGGCGGCCCTGGACTGCATCGACTATGTGGTGATTTTTGACGAGGATACCCCGCTGCGGCTCATCGAAACCCTGAGGCCGGCGGTGCTTGTCAAGGGGGGAGACTACACGCCGGAAGGGGTAGTCGGGAAGGATGTGGTGGAATCCTACGGGGGCAGGGTGGAACTGGTGACCTTCGTGGATGGCCGCTCCACCACGAACATAATCGAGAAGATACTAAATGCCTACGGTGAAGAGTAAGGCCGGGAGAGCCGCCGTATTCCTCGACCGGGACGGCACCATCAACGTGGAGAAGGAGTATCTCCACCGGTCCGAGGAGTTCGAATTCATCCCCGGGGTTCCGGAGGCGATCCGGATACTGAAGGAGGCCGGGTACCTGGTGGTGGTGGTGACGAACCAGTCGGGAGTGGCTCGCGGCTATTACGACGAGGCGGCGGTCCATCGGCTCCACCGCTTTGTGGACCGGGAGCTGGCAACGGTCGGGGCCTCCATCGACGCTTACTACCTCTGCCCACACCACCCCCATCACGGCATCGGTCCGTACCGCACCGAATGCGCGTGCCGCAAGCCGCTCCCCGGCATGCTTCTCGCGGCGGCCGAGGACCTTGGAATAGACCTTTCCCGTTCCTGGATTGTGGGGGATAAGGGGGCGGACGTGGCGGCGGGCCTGGCCGCCGGTTGCCGACCCATCATGGTCAGGACCGGCTACGGTGCCTCCGAGGCCGGCCTCGTGCCGCCCGGTGTAACGGTTTGTGACGACCTCCCGGCGGCAGCCCGGACGATTCTCGCTCATCGGCGGGACTGACGGGCGAAAGCCCGCGCGCAAGGGCGGTAGTTACGGTTTGACGCTTTTCCCGGTGCTGTGCTATAAGCGCTTTTCAGAAGGTTTTTTTTCGATTCAACAAGTTACGGAGTCATAAATGGCCATCAAAAAAGGTATCATCCTTGCGGGGGGGGCCGGCAGCCGACTCTACCCGCTCACGCTTGTCTCCAGCAAACAGTTGCAGCCGGTCTACGACAAGCCGATGATCTACTATCCCCTTGCCACCCTCATGATGGCCGGGATCAGCGATATCCTCATCATCTCCACTCCCCTCGATACCCCCCGCTTCCAGGCGCTCCTGGGGGACGGTTCCCGCTGGGGCATCCGGATCACGTACAAGGTGCAGCCCGAGCCGAAGGGCATCGCCCAGGCATTCCTCGTGGGAGAGGAGTTCATCGCCGGAGACCCGGTCTGTCTCATCCTCGGCGATAACATATTCTATGGCAAGATGGGGCTGGACATGGCCGTGCGGGAGTTTTCCGGCGGGGCGCTCATCTTCGGCTACTATGTCAACGACCCCGAGCGTTACGGTGTCGTGGAGTTCGATGCTGCCGGCAGGGCCGTAGACATCGAGGAGAAGCCGTCAGCGCCCAGGAGCAACTACGCCGTGCCGGGGCTTTACCTTTATGACGGCAAGGTTTCTGAGATCGCACGCAACCTGACCCCCTCTCCGCGGGGAGAGCTGGAGATCACCGACGTGAACCTGGAGTACCTGCGCAGGGGCGAACTTATGGTGGAGAAGTTGGGGCGGGGAATCGCCTGGCTCGACACGGGCACTCACCAGAGCCTTTTGGAAGCATCTCACTTTATCGGAACCCTGGAGGCCCGCCAGGGCCTTAAGATCGCCTGCCTCGAAGAAATTGCCCTGCGTATGGGGTATATCGACTGCCGGAAGATGGCAGAGGTGATAGAGTCTACTCCAAAATCATCGTACCGGGAATATCTGGTCAGGGTTTACAACGAAACCGGGCTGTGCGGCGGGAGGAATGATGCAAAGCTTTCCTGAGTTCAAGAAAGGGAAGATCCACGATGTCGTGGTACGTCCCCTGACTAAATTTCTGGATGAGCGGGGCTGGCTCGCGGAACTGTTCCGCAGCGATGAGGCCGACCCCGCCGTCATGCCGGCTATGGCCTATCTCTCCATGACCCAGCCCGGCGTGGCCCGGGGGCCCCATGAGCATGTGGACCAGACCGACTGGTTCTGCTTTATCGGCCCGTCAAATTTCAAAGTGTATCTCTGGGACAGCCGGCCGGACTCTCCCACCTTCGGTACGAAGCAGGTCATGTATGCCGGCATCGATTCGCCGCTGGCCGTGATTGTGCCGCCGGGCGTAGTTCATGCCTATAAGAATATCGGTGGCGAGAATGGGATTGTGTTCAATGCACCGAACCGCCTCTATGCCGGAGAAGGGAAAAAGTGCCCGGTGGATGAGATTCGGCACGAAGAGGTTGAAGGGTCGCCCTTTGCTCTTGACTGATGCCGTGGTTCCGGCGCCGTCGTCCTGATTGCCCGGACACCGATGAACCATTGAATTATCCATGCCGGCCGAACGTTCCGTGTGCGGTTTACACGGCCAGAATATCACCCCATGCTTGAACTTATCAGGAAATATCGGTTCTATCTGCTAACCGGCGCGGCTTTGTTGGCGGCCCTTGCCTTCTATTCTCTCAGCCTGAGGGATAAGGAGAACGCAAGCGGTTTCGAAATAATGGTTCTTGACGTTTTCTCCCCGGTTTATAACGTTGGAGCCGGAGTCGGCGGGTTTTTCTCCAATGTGTGGAACGATTACATTGATTTGGTCAATGTGCGGGAGGAGAACAAGCAACTGCGCGATGCGGTGAAAGTCCTCAACTCCCGTCTGATAGAGAACGGCGAAGCGCTGCACGAGAATCAGCGCCTGAGGCAACTCCTCGAACTGAAGGCAATCCAGCGCGCTCCTTCTGTCGCAGCCACGGTTATCGGCGAAGACAGTTCTCCCTGGTTCAAGACCCTGGTCATAAACCGGGGTGCCGTGGATGGTCTCCAGGAGGGAATGCCGGTGATGGCGGCCAACGGGGTTGTCGGCCAGGTGGTAAAGGTGGCGGCCGGAAGCTCCCGCGTGCTGCTGCTTACCGATAATGCCAGCGGCATTGCTTCCGTGGTGCAGCGTTCACGGGCTCGCGGGGTGGTGAAAGGGAAGGGGGGCGGGCTCTGCTCACTTGAATTCTCGCTCCGGGAGGAGGATGTGAAGGTCGGTGACGTGGTGGTTACCTCCGGCATCGGCGGCATCTTCCCCAAGGGACTTGTCATCGGCGAGGTGACCATGGTGAGGAAGGGGGAGTACGGCATCTTCCAGACCATCACCATCCGGCCGGCAGTGAATATGGCTAAGCTTGAGGAAGTTCTCGTCATGTTGCAGAAGGCGCCATGATCAAGTTTCTTTGGTATGCCATTCTCGTTTTCGCGGCGCTTGTTCTTCAGGTGACCCTTTTCCCGGCCTATATTGCCGATCCGTTCAAGCCGAATTTTCTCATTATTTTCGTGGTATATATGGGGTTGCGGGAGGGAGCCGCCTGGGGAACGCTTGCCTATGCCCTCGGTCTTGTGCAGGACAGCTTCAGCGGCCTCTATCTCGGATTGAACGGTTTTTCCTATTTAATCATTTTCCTCGGGCTCACCATGGTGGCAGACCGTCTCTTCACGGACCGCCGTTCGTTAATGATTCTCGGCGTCTTTTCCACAACCATCGTTAACGGTTTTCTCAATCTGCTACTGCTGTTTCTTTTTTCCGCGGCCCAAGGCATTTACGCCCCTCTCCTTGAAAGCCTGATTCCCCAGGCGCTTGTGAATGCCCTCGTTGCTTCGGTCATCTTTACCTTCTCGCCTTTGGCGCGTATCGGTGAGACGCGATGAGCGACAAGATCCTGATCAGGCAAACCCACGAGCCTCGCAAACAACGGCAGGTCATTATCCTGTCATGTTTTGTGGCGGCGCTTTTTTTTCTGCTCCTGACACGGTTGTGGTATCTCCAGATCGTTAAAGCGGAGGACTTCCAGAACAAGTCGGAAAGCAATCGTCTGCGTCTGGTTCCGGTAGCGGCTTCCCGAGGAACCATCTTCGACCGCAACGGTGCTGTTCTGGTAAGCAACCGCCCTTCCTTCAGCGTTGCCGTCATTCCCCAGGAGGTGAGGGATAGGGATGCGCTGTTGAACCAGTTGTCTGCGTATCTCGGAATCGACCGCGCCGAGTTGCTGGAAAAATGGGAGAAGGGGAAGGGGCGCGCCCGTTACTATCCAATTGTCCTTGCGTCCGGGATTACCCGCGACCAGCTTGAACTCCTGGAGGAGAAGAGGCTCTGGCTCCCCGGAATCGAGATTGAGGTGAAGCCGGTTCGGCAGTACGAGGTGGGAGAGCTCGCTTCCCATCTGCTGGGCTACATTGGGGAAATCTCCGATGAGGAACTGAAATCTGCGGGGTACGCCGGTTATAATTCCGGCGATTATATCGGTAAAAGCGGCATCGAGAAAAGTTGGGAAGAGTTGCTCCATGGCAAGGATGGCGGAAGGCAGATTGAAGTGGATGCCCGTGGC
The nucleotide sequence above comes from Geobacter benzoatilyticus. Encoded proteins:
- a CDS encoding glycosyltransferase family 2 protein gives rise to the protein MTPFDVDILIPVWNRPVETRNCLVTLIDATPSARFILIDNGSDRETERLLEEFAEILCERALFLKTSANQGFVKAVNRGLSQVEAPYAVVVQNTTLVAEGWLEPMIELANSRSDAGIIVPRLELEGARGRRRRSAATSGTVAEASHGSFASLLLRKELVERQGGFDEELDGGLWCLKDYSRRAFRNGFLTFAVDGVPVTYADEVVFGSVTRREERKRRSAEICETRWGREDAFCVYFPKDAEPESVIPKLDIIRDGARMGCRFTVIVHPKVHKLLAEAGYAALHRNIDMVLLPRFFATGEISKITGNLLASRGDTAIIAGFDGLSIPGVSGAKPFNWLEGAVRQRREALYR
- the gmhB gene encoding D-glycero-beta-D-manno-heptose 1,7-bisphosphate 7-phosphatase, giving the protein MPTVKSKAGRAAVFLDRDGTINVEKEYLHRSEEFEFIPGVPEAIRILKEAGYLVVVVTNQSGVARGYYDEAAVHRLHRFVDRELATVGASIDAYYLCPHHPHHGIGPYRTECACRKPLPGMLLAAAEDLGIDLSRSWIVGDKGADVAAGLAAGCRPIMVRTGYGASEAGLVPPGVTVCDDLPAAARTILAHRRD
- a CDS encoding D-sedoheptulose 7-phosphate isomerase, giving the protein MIEEIKAQLRSHRELMETMERELAPGIATFAGMLAKALGDGKKLLVMGNGGSAADAQHFAAEIVGRFKMERRGLPAVALTTDTSILTAIGNDYGFDAIFRRQVEALADEGDVVVGLSTSGSSKNVHEALALANDRGCLTVGLLGRDGGTIKDLVDLDLTVPSSDTPRIQEGHITIIHIVCDLVEKGLFS
- the mreD gene encoding rod shape-determining protein MreD, yielding MIKFLWYAILVFAALVLQVTLFPAYIADPFKPNFLIIFVVYMGLREGAAWGTLAYALGLVQDSFSGLYLGLNGFSYLIIFLGLTMVADRLFTDRRSLMILGVFSTTIVNGFLNLLLLFLFSAAQGIYAPLLESLIPQALVNALVASVIFTFSPLARIGETR
- the mreC gene encoding rod shape-determining protein MreC: MLELIRKYRFYLLTGAALLAALAFYSLSLRDKENASGFEIMVLDVFSPVYNVGAGVGGFFSNVWNDYIDLVNVREENKQLRDAVKVLNSRLIENGEALHENQRLRQLLELKAIQRAPSVAATVIGEDSSPWFKTLVINRGAVDGLQEGMPVMAANGVVGQVVKVAAGSSRVLLLTDNASGIASVVQRSRARGVVKGKGGGLCSLEFSLREEDVKVGDVVVTSGIGGIFPKGLVIGEVTMVRKGEYGIFQTITIRPAVNMAKLEEVLVMLQKAP
- a CDS encoding dTDP-4-dehydrorhamnose 3,5-epimerase family protein — protein: MQSFPEFKKGKIHDVVVRPLTKFLDERGWLAELFRSDEADPAVMPAMAYLSMTQPGVARGPHEHVDQTDWFCFIGPSNFKVYLWDSRPDSPTFGTKQVMYAGIDSPLAVIVPPGVVHAYKNIGGENGIVFNAPNRLYAGEGKKCPVDEIRHEEVEGSPFALD
- the rfbA gene encoding glucose-1-phosphate thymidylyltransferase RfbA, yielding MAIKKGIILAGGAGSRLYPLTLVSSKQLQPVYDKPMIYYPLATLMMAGISDILIISTPLDTPRFQALLGDGSRWGIRITYKVQPEPKGIAQAFLVGEEFIAGDPVCLILGDNIFYGKMGLDMAVREFSGGALIFGYYVNDPERYGVVEFDAAGRAVDIEEKPSAPRSNYAVPGLYLYDGKVSEIARNLTPSPRGELEITDVNLEYLRRGELMVEKLGRGIAWLDTGTHQSLLEASHFIGTLEARQGLKIACLEEIALRMGYIDCRKMAEVIESTPKSSYREYLVRVYNETGLCGGRNDAKLS
- the rfaE1 gene encoding D-glycero-beta-D-manno-heptose-7-phosphate kinase, whose protein sequence is MERKELESLFARSRDVEALVIGDLMLDEYLWGRAERISPEAPVQVLDVTREEVRIGGAGNVANNLVALGCRVSVASVVGGDDNGTILLHAFSGKGIDVSGIFEDPLRTTSRKTRVVAANQQIVRIDRESRDPIGAGFEEKIIGFLREQGARFNVILISDYLKGVLTPTLLAAVIDFARERKIPVVVDPKGNDYAKYRGATLLTPNRKEAETASGFAIRDEESLRKAGARLLEEADLTALVITRSEEGMSLFLRDGGVVNIPTFAREVFDVTGAGDTVLAVLGLALACGAEFADAARLANAAAGIAVGKVGTSTVSPAEIVGSMGFQHYDSDAKIKNLDVLAGIIEAEKGRGKRIAFTNGCFDLLHVGHVKYLQKAKSFGDILILGLNSDASVRRLKGEKRPLIGEAERAHILAALDCIDYVVIFDEDTPLRLIETLRPAVLVKGGDYTPEGVVGKDVVESYGGRVELVTFVDGRSTTNIIEKILNAYGEE